A section of the Chlorocebus sabaeus isolate Y175 chromosome 17, mChlSab1.0.hap1, whole genome shotgun sequence genome encodes:
- the ZNF318 gene encoding zinc finger protein 318 isoform X1, with product MYRSSARSSVSSHRPKDDGGGGPRSGRSSGSSSGPARRSSPPPPPSGSSSRTPARRPRSPSGHRGRRASPSPPRGRRVSPSPPRARRGSPSPQRGRRLFPPGPAGFRGSSRGESRADYARDGRGDHPGDSGSRRRSPGLRSDSLEKSLRITVGNDHFCVSTPERRRLSDRLGSPVDNLEDMDRDDLTDDSVFTRSSQCSRGLERYISQEEGPLSPFLGQLDEDYRTKETFLHRSDYSPHISCHDELLRGTERNREKLKGYSIRSEERNREAKRPRYDDTVKINSMGGDHPSFTSGTRNYRQRRRSPSPRFLDPEFRELDLARRKREEEEERSRSLSQELVGVDGGGTGCSIPGLSGVLTASEPGYSLHRPEEVSVMPKKSILKKRIEVDIMEPSMQLESFSSSTSSSQDHPLYSGHPSLPLSGAIAAFASEIENKGTMVETALKEPQGNLYQWGPLPGIPKDNSPLREKFGSFLCHKDNLDLKAEGPERHTDFLLPHERASQDGSGFSRILSMLADSTSTQEKRRRSFPDIEDEEKFLYGDEEEDLKAESLPKPLGSSESEVTRQKASSLPSSAPAVKLESLEETNPEYAKIHDLLKTIGLDIGVAEISQLAARTQERLHGKKPSLRSSADRRSSVDRYFSADRCSSVDHRFSADRCSSVDHCFSADRRSSDPHRLESREAHHSNTHSPEVSHPHPPSPGDPYLLTKNSPPFLKSDHPVGHISGPEVVGSGFQSSVAVRCMLPSAPSAPIRLPHTAALSQFHMPRASQFAAARIPPNYQGPAIPPASFDAYRHYMAYAASRWPMYPASQPSNHPVPEPHRIMPITKQATRSRPNLRVIPTVTPDKPKQKESVRGSIPAAQVPVQVSIPSLIRYNPEKISDEKNRASQKQKVIEEREKLKNDREARQKKMYYLRTELERLHKQQGEMLRKKRREKDGHKDPLLVEVSRLQDNIMKDIAELRQEAEEAEKKQSELDKVAQILGINIFDKSQKSLSDSKEPTEKPGKAEKSKSPEKVSSFSNSSSNKESKVNNEKFRTKSPKPAESPQSATKQLDQPTAAYEYYDAGNHWCKDCNTICGTMFDFFTHMHNKKHTQTLDPYNRPWASKTQSEAKQDAIKRTDKITVPAKGSEFLVPISGFYCQLCEEFLGDPISGEQHVKGHQHNEKYKKYVDENPLYEERRNLDRQAGLAVVLETERRRQSELKRKLSEKPKEEKKEKKAKAVKEVKEDDKVSEKLEDQLSEGRNSPEKAENKRNTGIKLQLKEEVKKESPTSSSFGKFSWKKPEKEEEKSSVVTPSISKEEIVESSKDKEDGKAEAGKAKPIKIKLSGKTVVAHTSPWMPVVTTSTQTKIRPNLPIPSTVLRKSCSATMSKPAPLNTFLSIKSSGTTAKPLPVVKESSADLLLPPDIISKAFGGEEVILKGSPEEKVVLAEKNEPSHLPEQILPPPPPPPPPPPPPPIIPHPAAPSPAQANAILAPVKSNPVVSQTLSPGFVGPNILNPVLPVAIMASAQPAAIPSDETAPGVSESDRDQTLFSVLVRPPPPLSSVFSEQAKKLEKRNSCLATANAKDLYDIFYSSGGKGGPETKGTSETKLSGGPLANGENSNLSRTKSSDTSSTYPLNSSASQEELHQDEGLVTAPIVSNSEKPVAKTLVALGKWSVVEHVDPKSTGSTYGFLQPLTRLCQSRPYETVTPKTDTLAIWTSSSFQSDTCRDISPEKKSELDLGEPGPPGVEPPPQLLGIQCKESQKLVEIHLRESVNQDKESQELRKSEDCRESEIETNTELKGREKELSEGIVDEGTSTSVGPHSTEDSNLNHGNRYMWEGEVKQPNLLMIDKEAEQSNKLMTGSETPSKVVIKLSPQACSFTKAKLDSFLSEARSLLNPQDTPVKISAPELLLQSPPRSAVCLTGSSQEQGVSVVSEEGLGNSAPESASRTSRYRSLKLKRERSKDFQVKKIYELAVWDENKKRPETWESPEKPKAEALELQDVHPELTVTIESKVLEDFEATDLKVEELTALGNLGDMPVDLCSTRVSPAHRSPTALSQKVCEENSVLPVGRNSSTPTDFEPIPSFSGFPLDSPKTLVLDFETEGERNSSNPRSVRIPSPNILKTGLKENVDHGLGGLEGTHQALDLLAGGMMPEEVQESSQLDKQESLRLELKTINSVGLGPSPCLPDLVDFVTRTSGVQKDKLCSPLSEPGDPSKCSSLELGPLQLEVSNASITKVAILQVDDDSADPLNLVKAPVSRSPPKEQVVEDNMVPQEMPEQEATVGAIQDHSESSVHN from the exons gGATGACCTGACTGATGATTCTGTCTTCACTCGAAGCTCCCAGTGCTCTCGGGGTCTTGAGCGATATATTTCCCAGGAGGAAGGGCCTCTCAGTCCCTTCTTGGGACAACTGGATGAGGACTACCGAACAAAAGAAACTTTCCTGCATCGATCTGATTATAGTCCCCATATCAGTTGTCATGATGAGCTTTTGCGGGGAACAGAACGGAATCGAGAAAAACTCAAAGGCTACTCTATACGATCTGAAGAAAGGAACCGGGAGGCCAAAAGACCCCGTTATGATGACACAGTGAAGATAAACAGCATGGGAGGGGATCACCCAAGTTTTACATCAGGAACTCGCAACTATCGACAGCGTAGACGAAGCCCAAGTCCTAGGTTTCTCGACCCTGAGTTTCGAGAACTGGATCTTGCCAGACGAAAgcgagaggaagaggaggagcgaAGTAGGAGCTTGAGTCAGGAGCTGGTTGGAGTTGATGGTGGTGGTACTGGCTGTTCCATCCCTGGATTGTCAGGTGTCCTAACAGCATCGGAGCCAGGATATTCTTTGCATCGGCCTGAAGAAGTATCTGTGATGCCCAAGAAGTCCATTTTGAAGAAGCGGATTGAGGTGGACATAATGGAGCCTTCCATGCAG CTTGAGAGTTTTTCCAGCAGTACCAGCTCCAGCCAGGATCACCCTCTCTACTCTGGGCACCCATCCCTTCCACTAAGTGGTGCTATTGCTGCTTTTGCCTCAGAGATTGAAAACAAGGGGACTATGGTAGAGACTGCCTTGAAGGAACCTCAGGGAAACCTCTACCAATGGGGTCCTCTTCCTGGGATTCCCAAAGACAACAGTCCTCTCAGAGAAAAATTTGGAAGTTTTCTATGCCACAAGGATAATTTAGATTTGAAGGCCGAGGGACCTGAGCGACACACAGACTTCCTGCTGCCCCATGAGAGAGCTAGCCAGGATGGCAGTGGTTTTTCCCGAATTCTGAGCATGTTGGCTGATTCTACTAGTACACAGGAAAAAAGGCGACGTAGCTTTCCTGACATTGAAGATGAGGAGAAATTTCTCTATGGGGATGAAGAAGAGGATTTAAAGGCAGAATCTCTACCAAAGCCCCTTGGGAGCTCTGAGAGTGAAGTTACGAGGCAGAAGGCAAGCTCCCTGCCGTCTTCAGCTCCAGCTGTAAAGCTAGAATCACTAGAAGAGACCAATCCAGAATATGCGAAGATCCATGACTTGCTCAAGACAATAGGGCTGGATATTGGAGTAGCGGAGATTAGTCAATTGGCTGCACGCACCCAGGAACGACTTCATGGCAAGAAGCCGTCATTACGCTCCTCAGCTGACCGCCGTTCCTCAGTTGACCGATACTTTTCAGCTGACCGCTGTTCCTCAGTTGACCACCGCTTCTCAGCTGACCGCTGTTCCTCAGTTGACCACTGCTTCTCAGCTGATCGACGTTCCTCAGATCCCCACAGACTGGAGAGCAGGGAGGCACATCATAGCAATACCCACTCTCCAGAGGTGTCCCATCCCCACCCACCTTCTCCTGGGGATCCTTACCTGCTCACAAAAAATAGCCCTCCATTCCTAAAGTCTGACCATCCAGTGGGTCATATTTCAGGACCAGAGGTGGTTGGTAGTGGGTTTCAGTCATCTGTTGCAGTCAGGTGCATGTTGCCATCAGCCCCATCTGCCCCAATTAGACTTCCACACACTGCTGCTTTATCTCAGTTTCACATGCCAAGGGCCTCTCAGTTTGCTGCAGCTCGGATACCTCCAAATTACCAGGGACCTGCCATTCCCCCTGCCTCCTTTGATGCCTATAGGCATTACATGGCATATGCAGCCTCAAGATGGCCCATGTATCCCGCCTCTCAACCGTCAAACCACCCTGTACCTGAACCACACAGGATAATGCCAATAACCAAACAAGCTACTCGTAGCCGTCCCAATCTGCGTGTGATCCCCACTGTGACTCCTGATAAGCCTAAGCAGAAAGAGTCTGTGCGAGGCTCAATTCCTGCGGCCCAAGTGCCTGTTCAGGTGTCCATTCCGTCACTGATAAGATATAATCCAGAGAAGATCTCTGATGAGAAGAACCGtgcttcccagaagcagaag GTTATTGAAGAGAGGGAAAAACTAAAGAATGACCGGGAAGCCCGCCAGAAGAAGATGTACTATCTTAGGACCGAGTTAGAGCGGCTTCATAAACAACAAG GAGAAATGCTGCGCAAGAAACGAAGGGAGAAGGATGGCCACAAAGATCCGCTCCTGGTGGAGGTGAGTCGGCTTCAGGATAACATTATGAAGGACATTGCAGAGCTACGGCAAGAGGCAGAAGAGGCAGAAAAGAAGCAATCTGAACTGGACAAAGTAGCTCAGATCTTGGGAATTAACATCTTTGATAAATCCCAGAAGTCTTTAAGTGATAGTAAGGAGCCTACAGAGAAGCCTGGGAAAGCAGAAAAATCCAAGAGCCCAGAAAAAGTGTCATCGTTCTCAAACTCCTCCTCCAACAAG GAATCAAAAGTAAACAATGAGAAGTTTCGTACTAAGAGCCCCAAGCCTGCGGAAAGCCCCCAGTCAGCCACTAAGCAGTTGGATCAGCCCACTGCTGCTTATGAGTATTATGATGCGGGCAATCACTGGTGCAAAGACTGCAACACCATCTGTGGGACCATGTTTGACTTCTTCACTCATATGCACAATAAGAAGCACACACAG ACACTGGATCCCTACAACAGACCTTGGGCTTCAAAGACCCAGAGTGAGGCCAAACAAGATGCCATAAAGCGCACTGACAAGATAACTGTTCCTGCAAAAG GCTCTGAATTTCTGGTTCCCATCAGTGGATTTTATTGCCAGCTCTGTGAGGAATTTTTGGGGGATCCAATTTCTGGGGAGCAACATGTGAAGGGTCACCAACACAATGAGAAATACAAG AAATATGTGGATGAAAACCCATTATATGAGGAGCGGCGGAATCTGGACCGCCAAGCTGGCTTGGCTGTGGTCCTAGAGACAGAACGGCGACGGCAGAGTGAGCTAAAGCGCAAACTTAGTGAGAAAccaaaggaggagaagaaagaaaaaaaggcaaaagctgTGAAAGAAGTAAAGGAGGATGACAAGGTCTCTGAGAAATTAGAAGACCAACTCTCTGAGGGTAGGAACTCCCCtgaaaaagctgaaaataaaaggaacactGGCATCAAACTCCAGTTAAAAGAAGAGGTAAAGAAGGAATCACCAACAtcatcttcttttgggaaattcagctggaagaagccagaaaaagaagaggagaaaagttCAGTGGTGACCCCAAGTATTTCTAAAGAAGAGATTGTAGAAAGTAGTAAGGACAAAGAGGATGGCAAAGCTGAAGCTGGGAAGGCAAAGCCCATCAAAATCAAGCTCTCTGGGAAAACTGTTGTTGCACATACCAGCCCTTGGATGCCTGTTGTGACAACTTCAACACAGACTAAGATCCGACCCAACCTGCCTATCCCATCCACAGTACTCCGCAAGTCATGTTCAGCCACAATGAGCAAGCCAGCCCCTCTTAACACCTTTCTGTCTATTAAGTCCTCTGGAACCACTGCTAAACCTCTGCCAGTGGTTAAAGAGTCTTCAGCTGATCTCCTCTTACCTCCAGACATCATCTCCAAAGCATTTGGAGGGGAAGAGGTGATTCTAAAAGGGTCTCCAGAGGAAAAAGTGGTGTTGGCTGAAAAGAATGAGCCATCTCATTTACCTGAACAAAtacttccaccaccaccaccaccacctccaccgcCTCCACCACCCCCCATTATACCTCATCCAGCTGCCCCGTCTCCTGCTCAAGCAAATGCTATCTTGGCTCCAGTAAAATCAAACCCAGTTGTATCTCAGACTCTCAGCCCTGGCTTCGTGGGTCCTAACATTTTGAACCCAGTGTTGCCTGTAGCCATCATGGCCTCAGCACAGCCAGCTGCCATTCCTTCTGATGAGACCGCTCCTGGGGTGAGTGAGAGTGACCGAGACCAGACCCTGTTCTCTGTGTTAGTACGTCCTCCACCACCCCTCTCAAGTGTGTTCAGTGAACAAGCCAAAAAATTAGAGAAGCGAAATTCATGCTTAGCCACTGCCAATGCTAAGGACCTGTATGACATATTCTATAGTAGTGGTGGAAAGGGGGGCCCTGAGACTAAGGGTACCTCTGAGACTAAGCTAAGTGGTGGTCCATTGGCCAATGGGGAAAATAGCAACCTCTCTAGAACCAAAAGTTCAGACACCTCTTCTACTTATCCTTTGAACAGCAGTGCATCCCAAGAGGAGTTGCATCAAGATGAGGGTTTGGTCACTGCTCCTATAGTTAGCAACTCTGAAAAGCCCGTTGCAAAAACTCTGGTGGCCCTAGGGAAATGGTCAGTTGTAGAACATGTAGACCCAAAAAGCACAGGCAGCACCTATGGCTTCCTACAGCCTCTGACAAGGTTGTGCCAAAGCAGGCCTTATGAAACAGTTACCCCAAAGACAGACACATTGGCCATATGGACCTCTAGTTCCTTCCAGAGTGACACTTGCAGGGATATATCTCCAGAGAAAAAGAGTGAGCTTGACCTGGGAGAGCCAGGACCACCTGGTGTAGAACCACCTCCTCAGCTGTTAGGTATACAGTGCAAAGAATCTCAGAAGTTGGTAGAAATCCACCTCAGAGAATCTGTTAACCAGGATAAGGAAAGCCAGGAGCTCCGTAAATCTGAGGATTGTAGAGAAAGTGAGATAGAGACAAACACTGAActaaaaggaagggagaaagagctgTCTGAGGGGATAGTTGATGAGGGAACAAGTACCAGCGTTGGACCCCACAGCACAGAAGATTCTAATTTGAACCATGGGAACAGATACATGTGGGAGGGAGAAGTAAAACAGCCCAACTTGCTAATGATTGACAAAGAGGCTGAACAGTCCAATAAATTGATGACAGGAAGTGAAACTCCAAGTAAAGTAGTGATCAAATTGAGTCCTCAGGCTTGCTCtttcacaaaagcaaaattagactCATTTTTATCAGAAGCTAGGTCTTTACTCAATCCACAAGATACACCTGTGAAAATTTCTGCCCCAGAGTTGCTGCTTCAGTCCCCACCCAGATCAGCTGTGTGTTTAACAGGTAGTTCACAAGAGCAAGGAGTTTCAGTTGTTAGTGAGGAGGGGCTAGGAAATTCAGCTCCAGAATCAGCTTCTAGAACTTCTAGGTACAGAAGCCTCAAACTCAAGAGAGAAAGATCAAAAGACTTTCAAGTTAAAAAGATCTATGAGTTGGCTGTTTGGGATGAAAACAAGAAGAGGCCAGAGACCTGGGAGAGCCCAGAGAAACCAAAAGCAGAAGCACTGGAGCTACAAGATGTCCATCCAGAGTTAACAGTGACAATAGAAAGCAAAGTCCTGGAAGACTTTGAAGCTACAGACTTAAAGGTAGAGGAGCTTACTGCCCTGGGGAATCTGGGGGATATGCCTGTTGATCTCTGTAGTACTCGAGTAAGCCCAGCACATAGATCCCCAACTGCCTTGTCTCAGAAAGTGTGTGAAGAAAATTCTGTATTACCTGTAGGGCGTAATTCCTCCACTCCCACTGACTTTGAACCAATCCCATCTTTTTCTGGGTTTCCGTTAGATTCTCCCAAAACCTTGGTGCTTGACTTTGAGACAGAGGGTGAACGAAACTCATCTAATCCCAGGAGTGTTAGGATCCCTTCTCCTAACATTTTGAAAACTGGACTTAAAGAAAATGTTGACCATGGCTTGGGGGGCCTAGAGGGAACACATCAGGCCCTTGACCTGTTAGCGGGAGGAATGATGCCTGAGGAAGTACAAGAATCTTCCCAATTAGACAAACAAGAGTCACTCAGATtggaattaaaaacaattaattcTGTAGGCCTTGGGCCATCTCCTTGCCTTCCAGACCTTGTTGACTTTGTCACACGGACCTCTGGAGTTCAAAAAGATAAACTATGTTCTCCACTCTCTGAGCCAGGTGACCCTTCTAAGTGTAGTTCCCTGGAGTTGGGGCCATTACAGCTAGAAGTATCGAATGCATCCATCACAAAGGTGGCAATTCTGCAAGTAGATGATGACAGTGCCGACCCTCTGAATTTGGTTAAAGCTCCAGTGTCAAGATCCCCTCCAAAGGAGCAGGTAGTTGAAGACAATATGGTCCCTCAGGAAATGCCTGAACAGGAAGCTACAGTTGGTGCCATCCAGGACCACTCAGAATCCAGTGTTCACAACTAA